One segment of Streptomyces sp. NBC_01463 DNA contains the following:
- a CDS encoding DUF6113 family protein, with translation MSSSRPRAARTNAPPRDIPATGLAAPLNPGRIAALLGLAVLGALVGIAGTLVQSAWFPGGLLLALLASAGLFYGGRCLMGTQPGALAPAAGWLVSVIVLLGGRPEGDYVFGNELGLALFMLGGMAIAVICATMARAPQLGPDSGRPGK, from the coding sequence GTGAGCAGCAGCAGGCCGCGCGCCGCACGGACGAACGCACCACCCAGAGACATTCCGGCCACCGGTCTGGCCGCCCCGCTCAACCCCGGCCGGATCGCCGCCCTGCTCGGTCTCGCGGTCCTCGGGGCGCTCGTCGGCATCGCCGGAACACTGGTCCAATCCGCCTGGTTCCCCGGCGGATTGCTCCTGGCCCTGCTCGCGTCCGCCGGTCTCTTCTACGGCGGCCGCTGCCTCATGGGCACCCAGCCGGGGGCCCTCGCGCCCGCCGCGGGGTGGCTGGTTTCGGTCATTGTTCTGCTGGGCGGAAGACCGGAAGGGGACTACGTCTTCGGTAACGAACTGGGCCTCGCCCTCTTCATGCTGGGCGGCATGGCCATCGCTGTGATCTGTGCCACCATGGCGCGGGCGCCCCAACTGGGGCCCGACAGCGGCCGACCTGGCAAGTAA
- the mshB gene encoding N-acetyl-1-D-myo-inositol-2-amino-2-deoxy-alpha-D-glucopyranoside deacetylase, translated as MTDLPARRLLLVHAHPDDESINNGATMARYAADGALVTLVTCTLGEEGEVIPPGLAHLAADRDDSLGPHRRGELTAAMKELGVTDHRFLGGAGRYRDSGMMDTEQNRRPGAFWSADVDEAAGYLVEVIREVRPQVLVTYDPDGGYGHPDHIQAHRVATRAARLAADPAFRPGSGAPHTIAKIYWNRVPRPVAEDAFARLRATAPDVFPGIAAIDDVPGVVDDAQVTTEIDGTGHGAAKTAAMRAHATQIAVEGPFFALSNDLAQPLFTTEYYELAEGAPGAPAGTREHDLFAGLPLAGATRTDAPLAHAPEADQ; from the coding sequence ATGACGGACCTTCCCGCCCGGCGTCTGCTCCTGGTGCACGCGCACCCCGACGACGAGTCGATCAACAATGGCGCCACCATGGCCAGGTACGCGGCCGACGGCGCCCTGGTCACCCTCGTGACCTGCACGCTCGGCGAGGAGGGTGAGGTCATCCCGCCCGGGCTCGCGCACCTCGCCGCGGACCGGGACGACTCCCTGGGCCCCCACCGCCGGGGCGAACTCACCGCGGCGATGAAGGAGCTGGGGGTCACCGACCACCGCTTCCTCGGCGGCGCCGGCCGGTACCGCGACTCCGGAATGATGGACACGGAGCAGAACCGCCGCCCCGGCGCCTTCTGGTCCGCGGACGTCGACGAGGCCGCCGGGTACCTCGTGGAGGTGATCCGCGAGGTGCGCCCCCAGGTCCTGGTGACGTACGACCCCGACGGGGGATACGGACACCCCGACCACATCCAGGCGCACCGGGTCGCGACGCGCGCCGCCCGGCTGGCCGCCGACCCGGCCTTCCGCCCCGGCTCCGGCGCCCCGCACACCATCGCCAAGATCTACTGGAACCGGGTGCCGCGCCCGGTCGCCGAGGACGCCTTCGCCCGGCTGCGGGCCACCGCGCCGGACGTCTTCCCGGGCATCGCGGCGATCGACGACGTGCCGGGTGTGGTGGACGACGCCCAGGTCACCACCGAGATCGACGGCACCGGACACGGGGCGGCGAAGACCGCGGCGATGCGGGCGCACGCCACCCAGATCGCGGTCGAGGGCCCCTTCTTCGCCCTGTCGAACGATCTGGCCCAGCCCCTTTTCACCACCGAGTACTACGAGTTGGCCGAGGGCGCCCCCGGCGCCCCCGCGGGGACCCGGGAGCACGATCTCTTCGCGGGCCTACCCCTCGCCGGCGCGACTCGCACCGACGCACCTCTCGCCCACGCACCGGAGGCGGACCAGTGA